One genomic segment of Dysosmobacter sp. Marseille-Q4140 includes these proteins:
- a CDS encoding PFL family protein: MLNQKEILSTIEMIDQQHLDIRTITMGISLLSCCDPDPKRACEKIYNKITRCAEHLVRTGEDIEREFGIPIVNKRISVTPIALVAAASEAEDYVPFALALDRAAKTCGVNFIGGYSALVQKGMTRADEKLIRSIPEALSRTELVCSSVNVGSTRAGINMDAVSLMGRIIKDTAAATADRDGLGCAKLVVFCNAVEDNPFMAGAFHGVGEAEKVINVGVSGPGVVHHALKSVKGQPFDVVAETVKKTAFRVTRMGQLVAREASARLDTPFGIVDLSLAPTPAIGDSVARILEEMGLEVCGTHGTTAALALLNDAVKKGGVMASSSVGGLSGAFIPVSEDEGMIAAARGGTLCLDKLEAMTCVCSVGLDMIAVPGDTPAETISAIIADEAAIGMVNNKTTAVRLLPAPGKDVGDTIEMGGLLGSAPVMPVHRESSADFIARGGRIPAPLHSLKN, encoded by the coding sequence ATGCTGAATCAGAAGGAAATTTTATCCACCATTGAGATGATCGACCAGCAGCACCTGGACATCCGCACCATCACCATGGGCATCTCTTTGCTCAGCTGCTGCGACCCGGACCCGAAACGGGCCTGCGAAAAGATCTACAATAAGATCACCCGCTGCGCGGAACACCTGGTCCGCACCGGCGAGGACATTGAGCGGGAGTTCGGTATCCCCATCGTCAACAAGCGGATCTCCGTGACCCCCATTGCCCTGGTGGCCGCCGCCAGCGAGGCGGAGGACTACGTGCCCTTCGCCCTGGCTCTGGACCGGGCGGCCAAGACCTGCGGCGTCAACTTCATCGGCGGCTACTCCGCCCTGGTGCAGAAGGGCATGACCCGCGCCGACGAGAAGCTGATCCGCTCCATTCCGGAGGCGCTGTCCCGGACGGAGCTGGTGTGCTCCTCCGTCAACGTGGGCTCCACCCGGGCGGGCATCAATATGGATGCCGTCAGCCTCATGGGCCGCATCATCAAGGACACCGCCGCCGCTACCGCCGACCGGGACGGGCTGGGCTGCGCCAAGCTGGTGGTGTTCTGCAACGCCGTGGAGGACAACCCCTTCATGGCCGGCGCCTTCCACGGCGTGGGCGAGGCGGAGAAGGTCATCAACGTGGGTGTCTCCGGCCCCGGCGTGGTCCACCACGCCCTCAAGTCGGTGAAGGGACAGCCCTTCGACGTGGTGGCCGAGACGGTGAAGAAAACGGCGTTCCGGGTGACCCGCATGGGCCAGCTGGTGGCACGGGAGGCCAGCGCCCGGCTGGACACCCCCTTCGGCATCGTGGACCTTTCCCTGGCGCCCACCCCGGCCATCGGGGACAGCGTGGCCCGGATCCTGGAGGAGATGGGCCTGGAGGTCTGCGGCACCCACGGCACCACCGCCGCCCTGGCCCTGCTGAACGACGCGGTGAAGAAGGGCGGCGTCATGGCGTCCTCTTCCGTGGGCGGTCTCTCCGGTGCCTTTATCCCCGTCAGTGAGGACGAGGGCATGATCGCCGCCGCCCGCGGCGGCACCCTCTGCCTGGACAAGCTGGAGGCCATGACCTGCGTGTGCTCCGTGGGCCTGGACATGATCGCCGTGCCCGGCGACACGCCGGCGGAGACCATCTCCGCTATCATTGCCGACGAGGCCGCCATCGGCATGGTCAACAACAAGACCACCGCCGTGCGGCTCCTGCCGGCCCCCGGCAAGGACGTGGGGGATACCATCGAGATGGGCGGACTTCTGGGCTCCGCCCCGGTGATGCCGGTCCATCGGGAGTCCAGCGCGGACTTCATCGCCCGGGGCGGCCGCATCCCGGCCCCGCTCCACAGCCTGAAAAACTGA
- a CDS encoding 2-hydroxyacyl-CoA dehydratase, whose translation MKVGLDVGSTTIKCVVLDDADHLIYSTYERHFSHILEKSEELLRRVAEQYVPGGKAEFAISGSAGMGMAESVEVPFVQEVFATRVAATRLTPGTDCIIELGGEDAKILFLTGGMEVRMNGSCAGGTGAFIDQMATLLKMTADEMDAAAQKAEKTYTIASRCGVFAKSDVQPLINQGARAEDISASIYQAVVNQTIAGLAQGRPIKGNVVYLGGPLTFSRCLRESFDKTLGVTGLCPENSLLFVALGAAFYSDKTFDLLEVADRLQEHGASETYRSQPALFSSQEEYEAFRARHAKATVPRVPFGADYAAPVHIGIDSGSTTVKMVVMDQDARILFTDYRPNLGNPVPLIREVLQKLYDEHPALHVASVTTTGYGEDLAKAAFHADYGVVETVAHFTAARHFLPNVDFIIDIGGQDMKCFKIDQGAISNIFLNEACSSGCGSFLQTFAQALGYDVKEFAKLGLFAERPVDLGSRCTVFMNSSVKQAQKDGATIENISAGLSISVVKNAIYKVIRASSPEELGRNIVVQGGTFYNEAVLRAFEKEMGVEVIRPDIAGLMGAFGAALYGRGKAAAGQTSTLLDRQALTDFRQETESRLCGLCGNNCQMTVSTFADGSTFISGNRCDRPVTGKADTGERNLYAYKRKLILGYKPVPGKRGKIGLPLCLNFWELLPFWHTFFTKLGFAVYHSPLSSRDLYLKGQGTIPSDTACFPAKLAHGHIQFLSKLGLDAIFYPCMTYNIDEGLGDNHYNCPVVAYYPEVIAGNCPEIKDTKFIYDYVGLHRPKDFTKKIFTILRKYFPDITKGEIKEAADAAYAEYAHHMAQIRKEGERIIDQARAEGRRIIVLAGRPYHVDPEVNHGIDTLITRAGAAVVTEDSISNRVEKFPTTVLNQWTYHSRLYAAARYCCDQPDMDLVHLVSFGCGVDAITSDETREILQAGGKLYTQLKIDEITNLGAVRIRLRSLFAALDEQDEKRRAEGKEA comes from the coding sequence TTGAAAGTGGGACTTGACGTGGGCTCCACCACCATCAAATGCGTGGTGCTGGACGACGCGGACCATCTGATTTACAGTACATACGAGCGGCATTTCAGCCATATCCTGGAAAAATCCGAAGAGCTGCTGCGCCGGGTGGCGGAGCAGTATGTCCCCGGCGGGAAGGCAGAATTCGCCATCTCCGGCTCCGCCGGCATGGGCATGGCGGAGAGCGTGGAGGTGCCCTTCGTCCAGGAGGTGTTTGCCACCCGGGTGGCGGCCACCCGCCTGACCCCCGGCACCGACTGCATCATTGAGCTGGGCGGGGAGGACGCCAAGATCCTCTTCCTGACCGGCGGCATGGAGGTGCGGATGAACGGCTCCTGCGCCGGCGGCACCGGCGCCTTCATTGACCAGATGGCGACGCTGCTGAAGATGACCGCCGACGAGATGGACGCCGCCGCCCAGAAGGCGGAAAAGACGTATACCATCGCCTCCCGCTGCGGCGTGTTCGCCAAGAGCGACGTGCAGCCCCTCATCAACCAGGGCGCCCGGGCAGAGGACATCTCCGCCAGCATCTACCAGGCGGTGGTGAACCAGACCATCGCGGGCCTGGCCCAGGGCCGGCCCATCAAGGGCAACGTGGTGTATCTGGGCGGTCCCCTGACCTTCTCCCGGTGCCTGCGGGAGAGTTTTGACAAGACCCTGGGCGTCACGGGCCTGTGCCCGGAGAACAGCCTTCTGTTCGTGGCCCTGGGCGCCGCCTTTTACTCCGACAAGACCTTCGATCTTCTGGAGGTGGCGGATCGGCTTCAGGAGCACGGCGCCTCCGAGACCTACCGCTCCCAGCCGGCATTGTTCTCCTCTCAGGAGGAGTATGAGGCCTTCCGGGCCCGGCATGCCAAGGCCACGGTGCCCCGGGTGCCCTTCGGCGCGGACTACGCCGCCCCGGTCCACATCGGCATCGACTCCGGCTCCACCACCGTCAAGATGGTGGTCATGGACCAGGACGCCCGCATCCTCTTCACCGACTACCGGCCGAACCTCGGCAACCCCGTGCCGCTGATCCGGGAGGTGCTCCAGAAGCTCTACGACGAGCACCCGGCCCTCCATGTGGCCTCTGTCACCACCACCGGCTACGGCGAGGACCTGGCCAAGGCCGCCTTCCACGCCGACTACGGCGTGGTGGAGACCGTGGCTCACTTCACCGCCGCCCGGCACTTCCTGCCAAACGTCGACTTCATCATCGACATCGGCGGCCAGGACATGAAGTGCTTCAAGATCGACCAGGGAGCCATCAGCAACATCTTCCTCAACGAGGCCTGTTCCTCCGGCTGCGGCAGCTTCCTCCAGACCTTTGCCCAGGCTCTGGGCTACGATGTGAAGGAGTTTGCCAAGCTGGGATTGTTCGCCGAGCGGCCCGTGGACCTGGGCAGCCGGTGCACGGTGTTCATGAACTCCTCCGTCAAGCAGGCCCAGAAGGACGGGGCCACCATCGAGAATATCTCCGCGGGCCTCTCCATCTCCGTGGTGAAAAACGCCATCTACAAGGTGATCCGGGCCTCCTCTCCCGAGGAGCTGGGCCGGAACATCGTGGTCCAGGGCGGCACCTTCTACAACGAGGCGGTGCTGCGGGCCTTTGAGAAGGAGATGGGGGTGGAGGTCATCCGCCCGGACATCGCCGGCCTCATGGGCGCCTTCGGCGCCGCGTTGTACGGCCGGGGCAAGGCCGCCGCGGGGCAGACCAGCACCCTTCTGGACCGGCAGGCGCTGACGGACTTCCGCCAGGAGACGGAGAGCCGCCTGTGCGGCCTGTGCGGCAACAACTGCCAGATGACCGTCAGCACCTTTGCCGACGGGTCCACCTTCATCAGCGGCAATCGCTGCGACCGGCCCGTCACCGGCAAGGCCGACACCGGCGAGCGGAACCTGTACGCCTACAAGCGCAAGCTGATCCTGGGCTACAAGCCTGTCCCCGGCAAGCGGGGCAAGATCGGTCTGCCGCTGTGTCTGAACTTCTGGGAGCTGCTGCCCTTCTGGCACACCTTCTTCACCAAGCTGGGCTTTGCCGTGTACCACAGCCCCCTCTCCAGCCGGGACCTGTACCTCAAGGGCCAGGGCACCATCCCCAGCGACACCGCCTGCTTCCCGGCCAAGCTGGCCCACGGCCACATCCAGTTCCTCTCCAAGCTGGGGCTGGACGCCATCTTCTATCCCTGCATGACCTACAACATCGACGAGGGCCTGGGCGACAACCACTACAACTGCCCCGTGGTGGCCTACTATCCGGAGGTCATCGCCGGCAACTGCCCGGAGATCAAGGACACCAAGTTCATCTACGACTATGTGGGCCTCCACCGGCCCAAGGACTTCACCAAGAAGATCTTCACCATCCTGCGCAAGTATTTCCCGGACATCACCAAGGGGGAGATTAAGGAGGCCGCCGACGCCGCCTATGCCGAGTACGCCCACCACATGGCCCAGATCCGCAAGGAGGGTGAGCGCATCATCGACCAGGCCCGGGCGGAGGGCCGCCGCATCATCGTGCTGGCGGGCCGTCCCTACCACGTGGACCCGGAGGTGAACCACGGCATCGACACCCTCATCACCCGGGCGGGCGCCGCCGTGGTGACCGAGGACTCCATCTCCAACCGGGTGGAGAAATTCCCCACCACGGTGCTGAACCAGTGGACCTACCACTCCCGCCTGTACGCCGCCGCCCGGTACTGCTGCGACCAGCCGGACATGGACCTGGTGCACCTGGTCTCCTTCGGTTGCGGCGTGGATGCCATCACCTCCGACGAGACCCGGGAGATCCTCCAGGCGGGAGGAAAGCTGTACACCCAGCTGAAGATCGACGAAATCACCAACCTGGGCGCGGTGCGCATCCGGCTGCGGAGCCTGTTCGCGGCTCTGGACGAGCAAGATGAAAAGCGCCGTGCGGAAGGAAAGGAGGCCTGA
- a CDS encoding homoserine dehydrogenase — MIQIAIMGLGTVGTGVAKVVAENAKQIERKLGEPLQVKTILVRHFQDGPYRQLMTDDFKRIEEDDSIRVVVETIGGVEAAYEYTRRALNAGKHVVTANKQLVAEKGSELLALARKKNVNYLFEASVGGGIPVLHPLTQCMAANRIDEIYGILNGTSNYILTRMVRTGAFFSDALREAQAKGYAEADPTADVEGIDAGRKICILADLAFGSQVDPAAVPMEGISKLSLRDVRIAQRAGYRVKLLGRCLRLPGGGRTAYVAPHLIPEEHPLANVEDVYNAVVVKGNATGEVMFYGRGAGELPTASACVADVMEALQASPRREEIGWEADPAGFRDPMELHTRYYFRIEGSLTDAAMAFGQVEVLSEDGETAFLTDSVSGEDAARRAKSLNVLACMRVLG, encoded by the coding sequence ATGATACAGATTGCGATTATGGGCCTTGGCACCGTGGGAACGGGCGTTGCCAAGGTGGTGGCGGAAAATGCCAAGCAGATCGAGCGGAAGCTGGGAGAGCCCCTTCAGGTCAAGACCATCCTGGTCCGGCATTTCCAGGACGGGCCCTACCGCCAGCTGATGACAGATGATTTCAAGCGTATCGAGGAGGACGACTCCATCCGGGTGGTGGTGGAGACCATCGGCGGTGTGGAGGCGGCCTATGAGTACACCAGGCGGGCATTGAACGCCGGCAAGCACGTGGTCACCGCCAACAAGCAGCTGGTGGCGGAAAAGGGCTCGGAACTGCTGGCGCTGGCCCGGAAGAAAAACGTCAACTACCTCTTCGAGGCCAGCGTGGGCGGCGGCATCCCGGTGCTGCACCCGTTGACCCAGTGTATGGCGGCCAACCGCATCGATGAGATCTACGGCATTTTGAACGGCACCAGCAACTATATCCTCACCCGCATGGTCCGCACCGGTGCCTTTTTCTCCGATGCCCTGCGGGAGGCCCAGGCCAAGGGCTATGCCGAGGCGGACCCCACTGCCGACGTGGAGGGCATCGATGCCGGCCGCAAGATCTGCATTCTGGCGGACCTGGCCTTCGGCAGCCAGGTGGATCCTGCTGCAGTGCCTATGGAGGGTATCTCCAAGCTGTCCCTGCGGGATGTGCGCATCGCCCAGCGGGCCGGCTACCGGGTGAAGCTTCTGGGCCGGTGCCTGCGGCTGCCGGGCGGCGGACGTACCGCCTATGTGGCGCCCCACTTGATTCCGGAGGAGCACCCCCTGGCCAATGTGGAGGATGTGTACAACGCCGTGGTGGTCAAGGGCAATGCCACCGGCGAGGTCATGTTCTACGGCCGCGGTGCCGGAGAACTGCCCACCGCCTCCGCCTGCGTGGCGGACGTGATGGAGGCCCTCCAGGCCAGTCCCCGCCGGGAGGAGATCGGCTGGGAGGCCGATCCCGCCGGGTTCCGCGACCCCATGGAGCTCCACACCCGGTACTATTTCCGCATCGAGGGCAGCCTCACCGACGCTGCCATGGCCTTCGGTCAGGTGGAGGTTCTCAGTGAGGACGGCGAGACCGCCTTCCTGACGGATTCCGTCAGCGGCGAGGACGCCGCCCGCCGGGCCAAGTCCCTGAACGTGCTGGCCTGCATGCGGGTGCTGGGCTGA
- a CDS encoding aspartate kinase, whose amino-acid sequence MSLIVQKFGGSSVKDAQRIRNVAGIIAETYLKGNDVIVVLSAQGDTTDDLIAKAEEINPNASKREMDMLLSTGEQISVALCAMALESMGLPCVSLAAWQVGIQSTSVHSDARIKKIDSERIQSELDQHRIVLVTGFQGVDRNGDVTTLGRGGSDTSAVALAAAFRADLCQIYTDVDGVYTTDPRIVPNARKLDEITYDEMLELASQGAQVLHNRSVELAKKFRVNLEVVSSLERKPGTKVKEVTKVEKTNIAGVAKDTSIARVALIGLQHNPGVAFQVFDLLSKHNINVDVILQSIGREETKDITFTVHKKDLAEAEQILGEHKEALRFDHIETDEQIGKVSIVGAGLMSNCGVAAKMFEALYEAGINIQMINTSEIRVSVLLDEEDVNKAVKAIHAKFFDEI is encoded by the coding sequence ATGAGCTTGATCGTACAGAAATTCGGCGGCAGCAGCGTGAAGGATGCCCAGCGCATCCGGAACGTGGCCGGCATCATCGCAGAAACTTACCTCAAGGGCAACGATGTGATCGTGGTCCTTTCCGCCCAGGGCGATACCACCGATGATCTCATTGCCAAGGCGGAGGAGATCAACCCCAACGCCTCCAAGCGGGAGATGGATATGCTGCTGTCCACCGGCGAGCAGATCTCCGTGGCCCTGTGCGCCATGGCGCTGGAGTCCATGGGGCTGCCCTGCGTGTCTCTGGCGGCGTGGCAGGTGGGGATCCAGTCCACTTCCGTCCACTCCGATGCCCGCATCAAGAAGATCGATTCCGAGCGCATCCAGTCGGAGCTGGACCAGCACCGGATCGTGCTGGTGACCGGGTTCCAGGGCGTGGACCGCAACGGTGACGTCACCACCCTGGGCCGCGGCGGATCCGATACCAGCGCCGTGGCGCTGGCGGCGGCCTTCCGGGCGGATTTGTGCCAGATCTATACCGACGTGGACGGCGTCTACACCACCGATCCCCGCATCGTTCCCAACGCCCGCAAGCTGGACGAGATCACCTATGACGAGATGCTGGAGCTGGCCAGCCAGGGCGCCCAGGTCCTCCACAACCGCAGCGTGGAGCTGGCCAAGAAGTTCAGAGTGAATTTGGAAGTCGTATCCAGCCTGGAGCGCAAGCCGGGTACGAAAGTGAAGGAGGTCACCAAAGTGGAAAAAACCAATATCGCCGGTGTCGCCAAGGACACCAGCATCGCCCGCGTGGCGCTGATCGGACTGCAGCACAACCCCGGCGTCGCCTTCCAGGTCTTTGACCTTTTGAGCAAGCACAACATCAACGTGGACGTCATTTTGCAGTCCATCGGCCGGGAGGAGACCAAGGACATCACCTTCACCGTACATAAGAAGGACCTGGCCGAGGCCGAGCAGATCCTGGGCGAGCACAAGGAAGCTCTGCGCTTCGACCACATTGAGACCGACGAGCAGATCGGCAAGGTCTCCATCGTGGGCGCCGGGCTCATGAGCAACTGCGGCGTGGCCGCCAAGATGTTTGAGGCCCTGTACGAGGCGGGCATCAACATCCAGATGATCAACACCTCCGAGATCCGGGTCTCCGTGCTGCTGGACGAGGAGGATGTGAACAAGGCCGTCAAGGCCATCCACGCCAAGTTCTTTGACGAGATCTGA
- a CDS encoding ACT domain-containing protein: MNAIVTVVGQDKVGIIAAVCALLAENNVNILDITQTILQGSFTMVMAVDVSKARTSVGELRGLLEALGEKMEISIRIQREEIFDAMHRV; this comes from the coding sequence ATGAACGCCATCGTCACCGTTGTGGGGCAGGACAAGGTGGGCATCATTGCCGCCGTCTGCGCCCTGCTGGCCGAAAACAACGTCAATATTCTGGACATCACCCAGACCATTTTGCAGGGGTCCTTCACCATGGTCATGGCCGTGGATGTCAGCAAGGCCCGCACCTCCGTGGGCGAGCTGCGGGGACTGCTGGAGGCTCTGGGCGAGAAGATGGAGATATCCATCCGCATCCAGCGGGAGGAGATCTTCGACGCCATGCACAGAGTGTGA
- a CDS encoding ACT domain-containing protein: MAREIRYYIVAAEALPEIFVKVAEAKRMMQTGEAATVGAATRMAGISRSAFYKYKDSVQPFNDMKSEHIITFYGMLKDNTGVLSRVLSVFATSGANILTINQSIPTNGCAAVTISAETSGMAETLEQLLSDVAAVEGVVKFEVLAG; encoded by the coding sequence ATGGCGAGAGAGATCCGATATTACATCGTGGCGGCAGAGGCCCTGCCGGAGATTTTTGTAAAGGTGGCGGAGGCCAAGCGGATGATGCAGACCGGCGAGGCGGCCACTGTGGGTGCTGCCACCCGGATGGCGGGCATCAGCCGCAGCGCGTTCTACAAGTACAAGGACTCGGTCCAGCCCTTCAACGACATGAAGTCGGAGCATATCATCACCTTCTACGGGATGCTCAAGGACAACACTGGCGTTCTCAGCCGGGTGCTGTCGGTGTTTGCCACCTCCGGTGCCAACATCCTGACCATCAACCAGTCCATTCCCACCAACGGCTGCGCCGCTGTCACCATCTCCGCCGAAACCAGCGGCATGGCCGAGACGCTGGAGCAGCTGCTCTCGGACGTGGCCGCAGTGGAGGGCGTGGTGAAGTTTGAGGTTCTGGCGGGATAA
- a CDS encoding epoxyqueuosine reductase QueH — MDRVLLHCCCAPCSLSCIDPLRAEGIEPVALWYNPNIHPWKEYQARRDCLLEYAPTIGMEVRVWEDYGLRQFVEQVAGNIDARCAYCYGHRLEGAAKYAAEHGFAAFTSTLLASTYQNHEAIRAAAEAAAARHGVTFLYRDFRPNFRAGNQRARELGFYMQKYCGCVFSEADRYQKQIDRDKAKFAEG; from the coding sequence ATGGACCGTGTGCTGCTGCACTGCTGCTGCGCCCCCTGCTCTTTAAGCTGCATCGACCCCCTGCGCGCCGAGGGCATCGAGCCGGTGGCCCTGTGGTACAACCCCAATATCCATCCCTGGAAGGAGTACCAGGCCCGGCGGGACTGCCTGCTGGAGTATGCCCCCACCATCGGCATGGAGGTGCGGGTGTGGGAGGACTACGGCCTGCGGCAGTTCGTAGAACAGGTGGCCGGCAACATCGACGCCCGCTGCGCCTACTGTTACGGCCACCGATTGGAGGGCGCGGCAAAGTACGCCGCGGAGCATGGCTTTGCGGCCTTCACCTCCACATTGCTCGCCAGCACCTATCAAAATCACGAGGCCATCCGGGCCGCCGCCGAGGCCGCCGCGGCCCGCCACGGCGTTACCTTCCTGTACCGGGACTTCCGGCCCAACTTCCGCGCCGGGAACCAGCGGGCCCGGGAACTGGGGTTCTACATGCAGAAGTACTGCGGCTGCGTCTTTTCCGAGGCGGACCGCTACCAGAAGCAGATCGACCGGGACAAGGCGAAATTTGCCGAGGGCTGA